The stretch of DNA TCTTCTTCTTGGGCGCCATCGTTCTCCTCCAGGCCCCGCTTGCAGAAACTGAAGCGTCAATATAGACGGACGCGGCGATTCGTTTTCCAACATCGCTTTCTCCAGACGGCGCATCAGCCATGGAACCAGCTGGCGTCGGGAGTCGAGGCCAAAAGGGCCCGCCGTGAATCGCAGGAACCCGGTGGTTCGGGATGGGCGCGCCTGGCTCGGCGCCAGCCACGCCAGAACAACCAGAGGTTCACGGGCGGGCCACCGGTCGCGTCTTCACGTGACGTTCCAGTCAGGTCTCCCCACGAGGTGGGCGAACGGTCCAACTCCGTCAGCACTTTCGCAGGCACGACCGTGCCGGGGATGTCGGCCACAAGGCGGAGTGCCGACCGCAGCTGGCAGGACAACTGCCGCTGTCGCGCTTGGCCACGACCGCATCCCAGTCCAGCGTGTCGCCGGCCCGATGGAGCATCTTCGACCGCGTCGGCCACCCAAATACCGGCGTATCGCGGCTCCATCTCAGGCCGTGGATGCAGACGTGCAGCAGTTGATCGGCAGGCTCTGCACAAGCCAACGTGTCTGGTCGTCCTCGATGGACACCGTGCGTCGCCAGAGCCCCGCGTCCACTCCGGGCCATGTACCTTCGAGCACATGATGAATGTCAGGGCGCCGCCGTCTGGCGACGAGTAGCTGAAACTGTGCTGGCCTGGTCCGAGCCAATGCACCCGGTGTGTGGGGACACGTCCACCCCAGTTCGGCGAGGATCGGCCGCGCCGCATCGATCGACGTCGGTTCGATCAACGCGTCCACCGTCGCCAAACGGCCGCGCCCCGCGATCGGGGTACTGGCCAGGGTGAGAGCGCGGCGCCCTTTGAGCACGGTGCGGATGCGGCGCGATGGAGGGGTCAGCGCAGGCCCCGGCCGGTCAGAAGATGAGTTGGTTGCTGGCCCACGCCTCACGGCGCGCCCGTCGCAAGAGCTCGTCATTCGCCTCAGGTGCACCAAGTCTCGCGAGACGCGCGACCAGTGGCAGCCAACGCGCCTCGATTCCAGTGCGCGCGGCGGCAGCCCGGCGGCGTCGGACCATTGTCTCCACGCGCGAACGGCCTCATCGCCCTGCGCGAGCGAAGCCGTCATGAGCCAGTCGCGGACGACATCTGGACCACCCAGCACCTCCCGGACGTTCTTCATCGGACTATCGGCCGTCGAGCTCTTGCAGCAGCAGGGGCGCGACGACGTTCGCCTCACCGCGTTCGCTTTCGATTGCATGGGCGCCAAGCACAGCCGGCGCAGGATCGGCATGGTGGACTCAGGCTCGCGTTGCGCCGCAACGGCGTTGTCCATGCAGGCAAGCAGCGCGACCGCCGGCGAAAGCGGGAGCGGGCACCACGTGGCCGTGGGTGCATACCGCGTGACGACGATCAGCCCGAGCGGAAGTGGTCCGGTGCCGGCCTGCCCGCCCAGCGACTCGACCGGAGTCCGCACGCCGGGCTCGCCAGCAGTGCCCCGCACCGACAGCGGAACCGGATACGGGTGGACCTGCCCGGCCTTGTCCAGAACGGCGAATTCGTCGGAGTAGATACCGGCGCCCGCGCGCACCAGCGCGCTCACGAGGGTCGTCTTGCCGGTCATCGATCGACCGGGGATGATCAGTGCGCGCCCTCGCCAACCGACGACGCCGGCATGAAGAAACACGCAGTTCTGTGCGCGAAGAGCCGTCAGCAGTTCGGCGTGGCGGTGGAACGCGGTGAAAAGCGGGGCCAGATCGAACGAGCGCGCAATGAGTCCAGAGCCGCAATAGAGCAGGTTGAAATTGCGCTGTCCTCGTCGCGGACTCGGTGCGGCCACGCGAAGCGAGTACAGGATGTCCACCACCTCCATTGGACTGGACTGCCAGCCCAGTGGTGCGTGTCGTGTGGCCTCGGTCAGCGCCGATGGGTCGTTGCTGCGGAGACCAAAGCGCAAACCGAACGCCGAATAGGTGGTTCCTTCGGTCCAGCCGAGCCGGTCGACCTTCTCCTGGCAGACCGTGATCTGTGGCAGGGGTGGGCAAGGGCATCGACTCAGTCGCGTGCCTGCCGCTGACATCAGTAGGCAATACAGAGGACGCGTCGGTTGTTCACGCTGCAAGGCACGGTGAAATCGTTCATCCAGCCGGAAGTGGTCAACGTGCTGTTTCCACCGTCAGCACCAACGTCGACCGAGTTCGTCGTCCAACCGATGCAGTGGTTTGAGCTCAGCTGTCCGTTGGAGCTGCTCCCACTCCACCACCGCTGGTCGCCTGGAGAGACGCCTGCGGCGCTCAAGGTGGCGTCGATGCCGCCGTCGAGCAGGTTCGCCCAGTCGGAGGCGACCTGCGTGAAGCCCGGACCAGGTCCTGTGATCGGCAGGGTGGTCGGCACGCTGTAGTTCGCGGGCATGTCGCGGATTTCATCGGTCGCGCTCGTCGAGATGAACGCGCGGTAGTTGGGGTAGCCGGAAGGCTTGTTCGTGCTGTTGGCGCACAACGCGTCGGCACCCGCGCGGCCACCCAGGTTGCCGTCAAAACTTGCGCCGTCATTCGCCTGGTAGAGGATGATGCGCGTGCCGGCCGACTGCGCTGCCGCGGGAGTTGGCGCAACAATCGAGATGAGGACCGGCACCAACCCGGCGATCAACCCTGTCTTCATCACTTCCCGCCGTGACCACACCGCCTGGGCTGACGCCGGGGGCAACTCGCCTTGCAGCAGCTGCGCCGCGCCGAGTTGCGACAGGCCGCTCCACACCAGGGCGTCGGCCTCGTCAGCGCTGACCTCCGGTGCAAGGTCAACGCGCAGGCGGTCGGCCATGTCCGCCGGACTCGTCTGTCCATCGCACATGTCCCACACCCGCGCCAGAGAGGGATTGAGCGCGTGGGCGGTCCGGCGTGTCCGGTCGTGCAGACACAACTCGTCGTTCAACACTTCGGCGTAGACGTTGAGGATCGTTGCGGATGCTGCATAGGTGGAGCCTCGCTTTTCGCGGGCTAGGGCACCACAGTGGCCGGAGGTGGCGCGCTACGCGAGTGGCATCGCCGCTTCTGCGGCTGTCGCCTTCTGGAATCTCGGAAGCGGGGGCGGCCTGACACGGCCGGGTAATCCACCCCGCCACCACCGCTGGCCAGGGCCTGTCGGGCGCGCGGCTCCCCGCCTTCCTACTTCTTCGGCGTGCAGGGCAGCACGTTCTCCGTCGTGAAGTACACGTCGCTCAGCACGAAGATCGGGTCAAGAACGGGCGCCAGACCGGTCAGCACGAGGTGATAGCAGCCGTTCTTGTAGCGCAACGACACCCACTTGTTCTTGTCCCACACGGCGGCCTCGTATTCCGTGATGTCACAAGTGCAGCGGCAGCCGACGGGCCGAAGAGGGTGACATACGCCGCGCGCTGCTGCGCAGAGCATTTCGCCGGGGGCGCCGGCAGATTGGTGAGATTCGGTTCGAGCACCATCGGAAACGCGAGGCCCATCGCTGCCGATGGCGGCGGCAGCTTCGTGGGCAACTGCACGGACCGGCCGTGGTAGATCGGATCGCTGTCGCGGATGAGCGTCGGGCGCGAGGGCAGCGTGTCGAAGAGCTCAGTCGTACGCTGGATTCTGAGCGTCAGCACGGCTGGGTTGAAACGAATGTCGGGCACCAGCCACGGCGGGAGCTTCGGAATGCTGTGCGGCCGGCCCTGCATATCCTGCACGGCCTGCTTGATGAACTTCGGGCTTCGTCCGAAGCAACATCAGCAATGACACTCGGCACGCCGACCTGTGACGCCAGTTGCGCGGCGGCGTAATCGAACCCCTGGTCCATCAGTTGATCGAAGTTCGGAATCGACGGCGGTACGCCCATGGTGGCGAGCGCGACTTCAAGACCCATCTCGAGGGCGGCCTGGCACGGTGTCGGCGGACAGTTGACGCCCGGAATCACGTTCAGCCCGGCAGCCACCGCCTGCACGGCATAGTCCTGGATCTGCTCCACAGTTCGCTCGCGGAATTCACGAGCTTCGCGATCCGTCTACCAGGCCGGTCAACACGGCGCCGACCGTATTGGTGAACGATTCGAGCCAGCCATCATCATCGCTTGCGGCAGGCACGCAGAACATGTTGTTTGGAAACGTGGATGAGGCGGTCTGGCCGTAGCTCACACCAGACATGTGTGCATCGACCATCATGTCCCAGACCGTTCCGAATGATCCCGGGGTGGGTGGGACGACGTAATGGTCCTCAGTGACGCGATAGCAAGTCTCGCCCGCCTTCGGTCTGGCGCCAATGAACGGCTGTGCGTAGATGATCTCAGTGATCGCGAAGACAGGTCCCTCCGGTGGCGGAGCCTGGTTCTTCTTCTTCGGCGGTTTGGCGACCAGCACTTCCGCCGCACCCACGTTCGGGATCGCAGGGCATCGGCAGCACCCGGACGCAGGGACGGCCAAGCTCGAGGCGGGTCCGCATGTTGTCGTCGATCACCGGGCCAGGGCCGGTGTCACCATCATCCGGGTCGAGGCCTGCACCCGGCAGGTCCGTGCGGCCTCCACCTCCGACGATGGCTTCGAAGTCCACGGGGACGATGGCCCAGGCGCCGGGCTCGGAAGTGAAGTCCTGTTGATAGACGACCGCGGTTGGATCTGCCGAACATGGATTGAATGCCCGGCTGCCCACTCTCGGGAATGGCGCGGTCGACACCTGCAATCGCCCTTCGGCGACGTCGGATCGACCGAGCGCCACCGGAACCGGCGCATGGCGGTGGTCGGGTCGTCAAAGTCTACGAAATCAGCGGCCACCCAGGCGGCGCGGGATCGGCCCTCCTGCGCCGCGCCCCAGATCGCCAGTCTCGAGTTCACGACGTAGGCATCGAATGCCAGCGGCTCGGAGTCAGCTAGGACGAGCGGATCGCGGGACGCGTCCCACACCACCTGGTCGCAGCGCCTTGCGCTCCGGCCCATCAGCTTCACGCCCACGCGGTACGGCGTGAACGGGATCAGGCCCTGGAACGAGAACTCGAACTGGCCAGGCGCCGTGGCGCGCACTCTGACGACCTGCGAACCAACTCTCGCATCGTCGGGCTGGCGCAGACCGCCCGGCGCCACGGGATTGCGCGGAGAGACCCGCCGCGCCCGCACCATGAGGTCTTCGGGCGTCACGGTGCATCCGTGGACGGCAATGGTCCCCGAGAAACTCCCCGCCCCCCGGAGTTGCGGCATCGCGGTGCGCGCGGGTGCCGGCGCAGGCGCCGGCGCGGTGGCCAGCGTCGCTGATCCGAGACACGTGACCACAGCAACGCCGGCAAGTAGCACTTTTCGGATTCCCATTCCAGGCTTCATAGGTTCCTCCACCCCGAACACGTGACGGGTTGTTCAGTACGGAGAACGCAAACCGGCCGCGGGCGGGGCCATTGGAGCTTCGAGCCTGAGCGCCAGCCGGATGGACTGTGTCAGGTAATGGCGGGGGCCGAGGGCGGCTTCAACCTCCCCCAGGCTCTGTGTGAGCAGGCGGCGGCCCGCGGCCTCGCGGCCCACTTGAATGAGGCAAGCGCCTTCGGCCGCGCGTGCTTCCGCCGTCCGCCAGGCCGGCAGCGACGGCTGGCGGCTGAGAGAGCTCTCAGCCGCGCGAATGAGCGCCAGCGCTTCCTCGGCCGTCGCCGGTGTGCATGTCGCCGCGCCCAGGAACATGCGCGCCTCCGCGGTCTGCCACGCGTCGGGTCCGATCTTCGATTCCCTGATGTCCAGGGGCCTCGCGAAACGCCGGCACCGCCGCGGCCGGGGCGTTCTGCGCCTGGCGCAATCGCCCCCACGCGACGAGGGCTTCGGCCAGACGTGGATGCGCCGGCGGATAGACGCGCCGCGATCGCGCCACCACGTCCGTGAGTACGCGATCGGCTTCCACGAACGCCCGGCGATCGGTCAGGATCAGGCCAAGCGTGCGGAGTGACTGGGCGACTTCCGGGCTGTCTTCGCCACGCGTCGTGCGACGCAGGGCGAGCGCCCGGCGCGTCATGACCTCGGCATCGGCGGTCGCACTTCGCTCCCGCAGGACGACGCCGACGTTCGCCATCGCGGTGGTCGTGTCTGTGGCCGGAGCCGAGGGTGCGTTCGAAGAGCGCAAACGCTTCGCGAAACCCTCGCTCGGCGTCCTCGAAGAACCCCAGCCGATAGGAAAGGACCGCGAAGTTGTTGACCGACAGTCCCAGATCGGGATGATCGACCGGCAGCACCCGGCGCCGAATGGCGAGGGCTTCGCGTGCCGTCGCGACCGCGTCGGCCAGGGCCCCACGATGTTCGAGCGCGACCCCGAGGTTGTCCATGATGTGCGCCACCTTGCGATGGTCGGGCCCCAACACGCGCTGGCTGATCGCCAGCGCCTCGCGCAGATCGCGCTCGGCCTCCCTCGTAGCGGCCGCCCCTCGAGCGCAGCACGCCAAGCGCCAACAAGCTGTCGGCGACGTCGGGGTGATTCGGACCTCCAAGTCGCCGGCGGACATCGAGTGCGCGGTGATGCAGTTGTTCGGCTTCCTCCATCGCGCCGCGTTCCTCGAGCTTCGTGGCGAGATTGGCCGCGCTCGTGGCGGCATCGAGCGACTCGTCGCCGTACCGCGAACGGTCAATGTCATACGCCTCGCGGTGCAGTCCTTCCGCTTCGTCATTCCGGTCCAGATCGGAGTACACCGACGCCAGCGAGCCCAGCGTCGAGGAGACTTCGGCGCTGCGCGGTCCGTAGACCCTTCTCCGGATGGCCAGCGCTCGCTCGAGCACCCCGGCCGCCTGCGGATATTCGCCGCGATCCCACAGCAGCACGCCCCATCGATCGAGCGCGGCGCCCGCTTCAGCGCTCTCGGGGCCCTGCAGCGCGCCGGCGAGGGTGACGGCCCGTTCCAGCAACGGCGCTGCTTGCTCGAGCAGGCCCAGTTGTCGATACAACTCGCCGGTCACCCGGTACATCTCGGCCTGTACTTCAGGCTGGCTGGCCAATTCGTGTTCGACGCGCGCCGCGCCACGGTCGAGCACCTCGCGGGCCGTGACCGTGGCGCCGCGGGCTGCCGACGGGTCTGACTCCTGGAAAATGCTGGTCAGAAACGCCGTCACCGCCTCCGCGCGGCTCGCGGCTCGGGCGGCCTGATTCGCCTGCCAGAGCGTCGCGACGATGCCGGCCGCGATGGCGAGGCAGACGAGGCCCGTGGCAGAGACGCCGATCCAGTGACGCGACACGAACTTGCGCATGCGCAACGACACATGCGCGCGACGCACCTGCACCGGCAGACCGTCGAGGTGCCGATTGATGTCGGCGCAGAGCGCGGCCACTGACCCGTACGCGCCTCCGGCTCGCGTCGAAGCGCCGTCAGGACCACCGCATCGAGCTCACCGCGGAGCCGCCGGCGCCCAGCGCCCGTGAGTCGCGACGACGGCGCAGCCGGATCCCGTTCGAGGATGGTGCGCGCCAGCGTGAGCGGACTCTCGTCGGGCGCGTCGAGGGCGCGGCAACCTGCGAGCAACTCGTACAACACGCCGCCGAGGCCGTACACGTCTGTCGCGGTCGTCGCCGGCTCGCCGCGAATCTGTTCGGGCGCGGCGTAGGCCGGGGTCAGCGCGGCCATCCCCGTGCCGGTTGCGTCCGCCCCCTCGGTCCCATCGCCGGTCAGCAACTTGGCGATGCCGAAGTCGAGCAACTTCACCGCACCGTCGGCCGTGACCATGATGTTCGACGGTTTCAGGTCGCGATGCACGACGAGATTGCGGTGGGCGAACTCCACACCGACACACGCGGCGAGAAACAGCCGGAGGCGTTGCTCCACCGAGAGACCGCGGCGGTCGCAGTACGTGGTGATGGGCTCGCCCTCCACATACTCCATGACGAAATAGGGCCGGCCTAGATGGTCGGCACCGCCGTCGATAAGGCGCGCGATACCGGGGTGCTGCAGTCGCGCCAGGATCTGGCGCTCGCGCAGAAACCTCGCCAGCACCTCGTCGGTATCCAGGCCACGCCGGATGCACTTGACGGCGGCACATTGGTCGAACCCGCCATCAGCGCGCTCCGCGAGATAGACGACACCCATGCCGCCGCGGCCGATTTCCCTGATCACGCGCCACGGGCCAAGACGGATGTCGCCCGCGCCGGACGCGTCGCCCTCAGCCATCGCTTCAAGCTCATGACGCACGCTCGCCGCCGCGTGATGGACCAGCCGATCGTCTCCCAGATCCGTCGGGTTCTCGATCATCCTGCGAACGGCCGCGAGGATCGCCGGATCGTCGCCGCGACATTCGCGTTCGAGCCACGCGTCGCGCTCTTCGACGGGACGGTCGGCGGCACGATCGAAGAGATCGAAGATCCGGCGCCAGTCATCCGATGAATGCGGCACGTTACCCTCCGGACGGATCGCCCAGTTCCCCGGCCAGGAACGTCCGGGCCTTCTGCCACTCGCGTTTGACCGTGCGGGCGGACACATCGAGCAGGGCGGCGGCCTCTTCGACCGACAGACCGGCGAACACCCGTAAATCGACAAGACGCGCCAGTCGCGGGTCAATGGACTCGAGACGGCCGATCGCGACGTGCATCGCGATGACGTCGATCGGGTGGTCGTCCACTGCGAGATCGGCGTCCTCGAGCGGCCAGAGGCGGCCGCCGCCGCGTTTGCCGGCGTTCCGGCGCCTGGCGTAGTCCACGAGAATGTGGCGCATGGCTGTGGCCGCCACCGACAGGAAATGCTGCCGATCGCGCATCGTCGCCGGCGTGTGGCCGACGAGTTTCAAGTACGCCTCGTGGACGAGGGCGGTCGTGCCGAGCGTGTCGTGCGTGGTGCGCCGCTGGCGAAGTTGCCGGCGGGCCAGGGATTTTAGTTCATCGTAGACGATGGGCAGGAGACGGTCGAAGGCGCCATCGGCTCCTGCCTGCCACTCTGCGAGAATTCGCGTGACATCTGAAGGACGTCGCCTCGTGTCTTCTGGCACCTGCCCGCCTCCGAGTGCGCATCATACTATCGGGTGACCCTTGGCGGCAGCGTCCACAGCCGGGTGATTTGTGACAACATCAGCGCCGGTGCCGGACGAACGACGCGCGCGGTTGCTGGCGCTCTACCTGCCGCAATTCCATCCGATTCCCGAGAACGACACCTGGTGGGAACCAGGGTTCACGGAGTGGACCAACGTGTCGCGGGCGCGCCCGCTCTATGCGGGTCACCTGCAGCCGCGACTGCCCGGGGAACTCGGCTTCTACGACCTGCGCGTACCCGAGGTCCGCGCGGCGCAGGCTGCGCTGGCGCAGACCCACGGCATCGAGGCGTTCTGTTACTGGCACTACTGGTTTGCGGGCCGGCGGTTACTCGAACGGCCGTTCGACGAAGTCCTTCACACCCAGACGCCAGACTTCCCTTTCTGCCTGGCGTGGGCCAACCAGACGTGGTCGGGCATCTGGCACGGGGCCCCAGGACGCGTCCTCATCGAACAGACCTACCCTGGCGACAACGATCATCGCGCGCACTTCGCAGCGCTGCTCCCTGCATTCGCGGATCGCCGCACGTCCGAGTAGATGGCCGTCCTGTGTTCTTCGTCTACCGGCCGGCGCAGTTGCCAGAGCCGCACCGGTTCGCCGCCCTCTGGCGCGACCTGGCCAGGCAGCACGGACTCGGCGGCCTGTTCCTCGTGGGCCAGCATGAAGCCGACTGGGATCCGATCGCGAACGGCTTCGACGCCCGTGTGCCGCTCGAGATGCCGAAATGGCGGCCGCCTGATACCTCAACACCACTGGGCCGAGTCGCGCGTCGCCTTCGCCGCGGCGTGCGGCCGCGCCCGCTGGACGAAGGTCCGGCGGTGCTCGACTACGCCACCGTATTCCGGAATGTCTATGAGGGCCGGCTGGCGTCGCACGAGTTCCCTCTCGTCATGTCCAACTGGGATAACACCCCGCGATGCGGACGCCGCGGGTCCGTGCTGGCCAATTCCACACCCGAAGCGTTCGCCGCCTATCTACGGCGCGCGATCGCGCAGGTCAGGGGACCGTCCGCTGGACCAGCGGCTTGTGATGATCAGGTCGTGGAACGAGTGGGCCGAAGGAAACTACCTGGAGCCGGATCAGAAGTTCGGCCGCGGCTATCTGGAGGCCATCCAGCGGGTGCTTAAAGAGTGACCCTCGCCTGCGTGGTCATCAGTGTTGGTAGCCCGCCCCGCCTCGCCGACGCGGTGCAATCACTCCTGAATCAGGACTGCCCCGTCGAAATCCTCGTCGTCAACTCCGGGCGGAGGCTGGCCAACCGAGACGCTCGGCGAGGCCGCCGCCCGCGTGCGCATCGTCAACGTCGAGGATCAGTTATCCGCGGGCGCTGCGCGCAACATCGGCGTGGCGCAAACGCGCGCACCTTTTGTGGCGTTCCTCGCCGCCGACTGTGTCGCTGAACCAGGATGGGTGAGCGCCAGGCTGAAGCGGCACGCAGGTGGGGCGCTCGCCGTGTCGAGCGCGATTACGAACCCGACGCCCGACAACTTCTCCGCGTGCGCGTCGCAGGCGCTGGTGTTTGCGCGACACTACGGGGTCTCGTATGCCCGAACGTTGTTCGATCGCTTCGGGCGGTTCCGCGAGGATCTGCGCTCCGGTGAAGACACGGATTTCAACGGCCGGCTTTCCGGTACCGTGCCAATCGAGTGGGCCCCCGAAGTCCGAACGGCCCACCAGCATCCGACGACAGTGGTATCACTCGCACGCGATCAATACCGGCGCGGCAACGGGCGAGCAATCGCGAATCTCCAGACGACAGGGCGGACGCGACGATGGCGGGAGCTTCGGAAGGTCGGGGCCGGCGCGCTGCAGTCGATGAAGCTGGCTTGGACCGCCTCGCCCTGGATCGTCCTGGCGGCCTGCGCCGACGCGCTCGGCGTGCTGAGCGCGAGTTCGCGGGGCGTGTCGAATCCTTATGCCGTTGCGCCGACGTCGCAGCCGCCGCGGATCATCGCGCTCCTCGCCTTCCGCGACGAGATGGCCTACCTGCCCGGGTACTTTGCGAACGTGTCGCGACACGTGGATGGCATCGTGGCCCTCGATGACGGGTCTGTAGACGGCTCAGGGGATTTTGTGGCGGCGCAGCCCGGCGTGCTCGAACTGATCAGGCTGCCGCCGCGCAGTGACCATGAGTGGGACGAGCCGCGAAACCAGCGGTTGCTCATCGAGGCGGCGCTGCGCCACCAGCCCGACTGGCTACTTGCGCACGATGCCGATCAGCGGCTTGAGCGTGATTTCCGCCGGCGTGCGCTTCGCGAGATCGCGCGTGCCGATCGCGAGGGCCACCGTGCCTACGCGTACAGGTTTCTTGAGCTGTGGGATCGTCCCGATACCTATCGTGATGACGGGGTATGGGGACGGAAGCGAATGGCGTCGCTCTTCCGCGCACGCACCGACCACCTCTTCAACGATCGGGCGCTGCACGGAACCTGGGCGCCGGCCGACGCCCGCGAGAACGGCGCGTTCCCACACGCCGACCTCATCGTCTATCACCTGAGGATGATCGACCCGGAGGACCGCCGGAAACGGCACGAGCGTTACGTGACCATCGACCCCGCCCACCAGTGGCAAGCGATGGGCTACGACTACCTGATCGACGAGCGCGGCTGTCAGCTGAAGCCGCTGCTACGCGGCCGCGGCTACGAGCCGCTGCACCGGCGCAGGCCTCGGCCTTGAGAACCAGGCCGAGCTACGTACGGGAAGACATCGAGCCGGCACGTAGCTCGGGCTGTTCCTCAAGCCCGAGTCCTACTCACTCACTCCGAGCGCAGCGCGTCCATGACGTTCACCGTCCGACCGTCAGCGTAACGGACGCCTGCCGGCCGTCGCGCACATCGATCGGCGACGCAGCGGCCGCCAGCGACTCGAACCACGCGGCGGTCTGCGCCAACGCGGCTGGAATTTCCGAGAGCGCCGTCACGAGGTACGCGCCGTCAGGGAGTCCGCGCAACGACGCGAGTCCATCAGCGCCAGCGCGGGTGAACTGGTAGGGCCCCTGCAGGTCACGGACAGGCGTGTGTTTGACACACGACATGTGCACACATATTATGTGTAAATGAAGAACATCACCCTGGCGCTCGATGAAGAGACGCTCGCGGCGGGCCGGGCGTACGCCGAGCGGCACCACACGACGCTGAATGCGCTGGTGCGCGATCTGCTGGCCAAGACGGTCAACACCAATCGACAGGCGACCGCGGCCGAGATGTTCCGCCTGATGGACGATGCGCCTGGCCGTTCGCGCGGCAAACGCTGGACCCGCGACGAACTCCATGCCCGCAGGTAAGGTCTTTCTCGACGCCAACATCCTGGTCTACGCGCAGGACAAGGACTCGCCCGCGAAACGGCGTCGCAGCCGCGAGGTCATCGCCGCCTTGGCGGTGTCCGGCACCGGTGTGATCTCCACGCAAGTAATCCAGGAGTTTTACGTCGCCGCGACGCGCAAACTCGGCGTCGCGCCTCTGGCCGCAAAGAGCGTGCTGCACACGTTCAAGGTGTTCGAGATCGTCCAGACGTCACCTGACCTCATTGAAGACGCCATCGACTGCTCGGTCCTCAACCGAATCTCCTTCTGGGACGCGCTCATCGTCGCCGCTGCGGCGTCCAGCGGGTGCGAGGTGGTGTACAGCGAAGACCTGAATCCGGGGCAGACGAT from Acidobacteriota bacterium encodes:
- a CDS encoding PIN domain-containing protein — its product is MPAGKVFLDANILVYAQDKDSPAKRRRSREVIAALAVSGTGVISTQVIQEFYVAATRKLGVAPLAAKSVLHTFKVFEIVQTSPDLIEDAIDCSVLNRISFWDALIVAAAASSGCEVVYSEDLNPGQTIQGVRIENPLE
- a CDS encoding sigma-70 family RNA polymerase sigma factor, whose product is MPEDTRRRPSDVTRILAEWQAGADGAFDRLLPIVYDELKSLARRQLRQRRTTHDTLGTTALVHEAYLKLVGHTPATMRDRQHFLSVAATAMRHILVDYARRRNAGKRGGGRLWPLEDADLAVDDHPIDVIAMHVAIGRLESIDPRLARLVDLRVFAGLSVEEAAALLDVSARTVKREWQKARTFLAGELGDPSGG
- a CDS encoding serine/threonine protein kinase, which translates into the protein MPHSSDDWRRIFDLFDRAADRPVEERDAWLERECRGDDPAILAAVRRMIENPTDLGDDRLVHHAAASVRHELEAMAEGDASGAGDIRLGPWRVIREIGRGGMGVVYLAERADGGFDQCAAVKCIRRGLDTDEVLARFLRERQILARLQHPGIARLIDGGADHLGRPYFVMEYVEGEPITTYCDRRGLSVEQRLRLFLAACVGVEFAHRNLVVHRDLKPSNIMVTADGAVKLLDFGIAKLLTGDGTEGADATGTGMAALTPAYAAPEQIRGEPATTATDVYGLGGVLYELLAGCRALDAPDESPLTLARTILERDPAAPSSRLTGAGRRRLRGELDAVVLTALRREPEARTGQWPRSAPTSIGTSTVCRCRCVARMCRCACASSCRVTGSASLPRASSASPSRPASSRRSGRRIRPPEPRAARRR
- a CDS encoding tetratricopeptide repeat protein — encoded protein: MANVGVVLRERSATADAEVMTRRALALRRTTRGEDSPEVAQSLRTLGLILTDRRAFVEADRVLTDVVARSRRVYPPAHPRLAEALVAWGRLRQAQNAPAAAVPAFREAPGHQGIEDRTRRVADRGGAHVPGRGDMHTGDGRGSAGAHSRG